Proteins from a genomic interval of Watersipora subatra chromosome 10, tzWatSuba1.1, whole genome shotgun sequence:
- the LOC137405719 gene encoding mitochondrial intermediate peptidase-like, with translation MHPNMWFTRAQRIVRGVTLKHRQLSSSFSIASSFNSPHSRRDFKYGFKRSGCLFQIDQLTSPQGFQELKDNVIVKANELVTEATSNTRTRKLVQVFDDLSDELCRVADMADFVRVGHPEASYRKAAEDACMAVGIIVQQMNTNVPLYESLRAVVKEGDNLSCEAYDDTDNRVARLFLNDFEQCGIHLDASKRKMFVELTEQIMALESAFMQATHQPSVVNVSLLPTHLHHVFGITKQATVHAANSEHPDGDVREASYRAYLYPSESQSKLLNELLLSRDKLAKLVGYQSYAERALQGTMTGSPEAANEFLQLLSDKLKPMAVQDFNKMRIIKEKLIGNRSEVNPWDVSYCTAIARQYSMDVNVGEISSYLSLGACMNGLRLLTEGLFGITLRDVTPNPSECWHKSVHKIQVHMNDTDELLGVIYCDFFERAGKSGQDCHFTIQGGRRLDGFTYQIPKVVLMLNLPNPTSSKPTLLSPQQLDNLFHEFGHALHSMIGRTRYQHVTGTRCSTDFAEVPSILMEYFSSNAKVLQEFSSHYETGKPMPDWMIKQMIRSKSLFIASDTQLQVFYSALDQALHGPHPLHSSNIDVLADTQNRFYGLPHVENTAWHLRFGHMVGYGAKYFAYLMSRAIAANIWQHCFKDDPFSRVNGERYMREILQHGGEKLPADMVESLTGTKPTVASLVTSLVEETRLAGNYGD, from the exons ATGCACCCTAACATGTGGTTCACTCGAGCCCAAAGGATTGTTAGGGGTGTCACACTCAAGCATAGACAACTCTCATCTTCATTCAGTATTGCATCAAGTTTTAACAGTCCCCATTCACGCAGAGACTTTAAATATGGCTTCAAACGATCGGGG TGTTTATTCCAAATTGATCAACTGACGAGTCCGCAAGGCTTCCAGGAACTCAAGGACAATGTGATCGTTAAAGCAAATGAACTCGTCACAGAGGCTACTAGTAACACCAGAACTCGCAAACTCGTGCAG GTGTTTGATGACCTCTCCGATGAGTTATGTCGGGTAGCAGACATGGCTGACTTTGTAAGAGTAGGTCACCCGGAGGCGAGTTATAGAAAGGCAGCAGAGGATGCGTGTATGGCAGTTGGAATTATCGTACAACA GATGAACACAAATGTGCCACTCTATGAGAGCTTACGGGCTGTGGTGAAGGAGGGAGATAATTTGAGTTGTGAAGCATACGATGATACTGACAACAGAGTGGCCAGGCTTTTTCTTAATGATTTTGAGCAATGTGGGATTCATTTGGATGCTAGTAAG CGAAAAATGTTTGTGGAACTAACGGAGCAGATTATGGCCTTAGAAAGTGCATTCATGCAAGCAACTCACCAGCCTTCTGTTGTCAATGTCAGCTTGCTGCCAACTCATCTCCATCATGT GTTTGGTATCACTAAACAGGCTACAGTGCATGCTGCCAACTCGGAACACCCTGATGGAGATGTGAGGGAAGCGTCCTACCGTGCCTACCTTTATCCATCTGAGTCTCAGTCTAAGCTATTGAATGAACTACTGCTGTCTCGAGATAAACTAGCTAAGCTGGTTGGCTACCAGAGCTATGCGG AAAGAGCTTTGCAAGGGACCATGACAGGAAGCCCTGAAGCAGCCAATGAGTTCCTACAACTACTTTCTGACAAACTAAAGCCCATGGCTGTCCAAGACTTCAACAAGATGAGGATAATAAAGGAAAAGTTGATAGGGAACAGGTCTGAGGTGAACCCGTGGGACGTCTCCTACTGCACCGCTATAGCCAGGCAGTATAG CATGGATGTGAATGTGGGTGAAATCTCAAGCTATCTCTCTTTGGGTGCCTGTATGAATGGCCTAAGGCTATTGACTGAAGGATTGTTTGGTATAACATTGCGAGACGTCACACCAAACCCTTCGGAGTGCTGGCATAAATCTGTACATAAGATTCAG GTGCACATGAATGACACCGATGAACTATTGGGAGTTATCTACTGTGACTTCTTTGAAAGGGCTGGAAAAAGTGGCCAGGACTGTCACTTCACGATTCAAGGAGGAAGGCGTCTTGATGGCTTTACATACCAG ATACCAAAGGTGGTGCTGATGTTGAACCTTCCCAATCCAACCAGTTCCAAGCCCACTCTACTGTCTCCTCAGCAACTAGACAATCTATTTCATGAGTTTGGACATGCTTTGCACTCTATGATAG GTAGAACTCGCTATCAACATGTCACCGGCACTCGCTGTTCAACTGACTTTGCTGAAGTGCCGTCTATTCTCATGGAATATTTTTCTTCCAACgcaaag gttcTCCAAGAGTTCAGTTCTCACTATGAGACAGGCAAGCCCATGCCCGATTGGATGATCAAACAAATGATTAGGTCTAAGTCTTTGTTTATAGCTTCA GACACGCAGTTGCAAGTATTCTATTCGGCACTAGACCAGGCCCTTCACGGACCACATCCTCTGCACAGTTCTAATATAGATGTACTTGCTGATACACAGAACAGGTTCTACGGTCTGCCTCATGTGGAGAACACT GCATGGCACCTGAGATTTGGTCACATGGTTGGATACGGGGCCAAGTACTTTGCATATCTCATGTCCAGAGCGATTGCTGCCAATATATGGCAGCACTGTTTCAAGGATGACCCCTTCAGCAG GGTCAATGGTGAAAGATACATGAGAGAAATCTTACAGCATGGTGGTGAGAAATTACCAGCCGATATGGTCGAGTCACTAACAGGAACTAAGCCAACCGTTGCGAGTTTAGTCACTTCTCTTGTGGAGGAGACAAGGTTGGCCGGTAACTATGGAGATTGA